The Hydrogenobacter thermophilus TK-6 genome window below encodes:
- a CDS encoding ChaN family lipoprotein encodes MFFKILALFLMSYLIAFNGSLEDSIESADVIYLPEEHTNREDHVFQLKVIKYMQNKDYKFVIGMEMFQQNFQRYLDEYINCKLSEEDMLEKTQYRKRWGFDPSLYSPIWRFAKEKGIGLYALNVPSELLTEIRQVGLDNVESPLLPKPIIDQTPQEKEYLLSILRSHPKADEKSFFEVQNAWDNVMAYAIIRILKENPGIKVVALVGKGHAHNLKAGIPYRVEKLDPQVRQVILTKDHFLFSMDFSKDSSSANSMRVPNCSP; translated from the coding sequence ATGTTTTTTAAAATTTTAGCACTTTTCTTAATGTCTTATCTCATAGCTTTCAATGGTAGTCTTGAAGACTCAATAGAGAGTGCCGATGTTATATACCTTCCAGAGGAACACACTAACAGAGAGGATCATGTTTTTCAGCTTAAGGTTATTAAATACATGCAAAATAAAGATTACAAGTTTGTTATAGGTATGGAGATGTTTCAGCAAAATTTTCAGAGATACTTGGACGAGTATATAAATTGTAAACTATCTGAAGAAGATATGCTTGAAAAAACTCAGTACAGAAAAAGGTGGGGCTTTGACCCCTCCCTTTACTCACCCATTTGGCGCTTTGCCAAGGAGAAGGGGATAGGGCTTTATGCTCTCAATGTACCCTCTGAGCTTCTTACAGAGATAAGGCAGGTTGGTCTTGATAATGTGGAAAGTCCGCTTTTACCAAAACCCATCATAGACCAGACTCCTCAAGAGAAAGAGTATCTTCTGAGTATACTCAGGTCCCATCCTAAGGCAGACGAAAAGTCCTTCTTTGAAGTTCAAAACGCATGGGACAATGTAATGGCTTATGCCATAATTAGGATACTTAAGGAAAATCCTGGTATAAAGGTGGTAGCCCTTGTGGGTAAAGGGCATGCACACAATTTAAAAGCTGGTATTCCCTACAGGGTTGAAAAGTTAGATCCCCAGGTCAGACAGGTGATACTCACCAAGGATCACTTTCTGTTTTCTATGGACTTTTCTAAGGATAGCTCGTCCGCAAACTCTATGAGGGTCCCAAACTGCAGTCCGTAA
- a CDS encoding inositol-3-phosphate synthase, translating into MSKKIRVAIAGVGNCASSLVQGIYYYRKNRDAQVNGLMFEDVGGYKPWDIEVVAAWDIDARKVGKDVSEAIFSPPNCTAVFEPDVPKMNVKVRMGKVLDGFAQHMKYYPPERSFVLSEEREDELEDVVKVLKETEADILVNYVPVGSEQAARFYAEACLRAGVSFINGMPTFIVSDPEWAQKFEKEGIPVVGDDIKSQVGATILHRTLVQLFTDRGVKIERTYQLNFGGNTDFLNMLERERLKTKKVSKTQAVSSLIPYPIGEHNIHIGPSDWVPWLKDRKIAYIRMEGRQFGDVPMYVELKLDVEDSPNSAGSMMDAIRCCKLARDRGVGGPLYSISAYTMKHPPIQYPDWQARKMVEEFIRGERER; encoded by the coding sequence ATGTCTAAGAAAATAAGGGTTGCCATAGCTGGTGTTGGCAATTGCGCAAGCTCCTTAGTGCAGGGCATTTACTATTATAGGAAAAATCGGGACGCTCAAGTTAACGGTCTTATGTTTGAGGATGTGGGAGGGTATAAGCCTTGGGACATAGAAGTGGTTGCCGCATGGGACATTGATGCCCGTAAGGTAGGTAAAGATGTTTCTGAAGCTATTTTTTCACCTCCCAACTGTACTGCGGTTTTTGAACCTGACGTGCCTAAGATGAATGTTAAAGTGAGGATGGGTAAAGTGCTGGACGGTTTTGCTCAGCATATGAAGTACTATCCACCTGAGAGGAGTTTTGTACTTTCAGAAGAGAGGGAGGATGAGCTGGAGGATGTGGTGAAGGTGCTAAAAGAAACAGAGGCGGATATCCTCGTAAATTATGTACCTGTAGGTTCAGAGCAGGCAGCGAGGTTTTATGCAGAAGCTTGTCTAAGGGCAGGAGTGTCCTTTATAAACGGTATGCCTACCTTTATAGTGTCCGACCCAGAATGGGCGCAGAAGTTTGAAAAGGAAGGCATTCCCGTAGTTGGTGATGACATAAAGTCTCAGGTGGGGGCTACCATACTTCACAGGACCCTCGTCCAGCTTTTTACAGACAGGGGTGTGAAGATAGAAAGAACATATCAGCTCAACTTTGGGGGCAATACGGATTTTCTAAATATGTTAGAGAGAGAGAGGCTAAAGACTAAGAAAGTGTCAAAAACTCAGGCTGTGTCTTCTCTTATACCATATCCCATAGGAGAGCACAACATACACATAGGACCCTCTGACTGGGTGCCGTGGCTAAAAGACAGGAAGATAGCTTACATAAGAATGGAGGGCAGGCAGTTTGGAGATGTACCTATGTATGTGGAGTTAAAGCTTGATGTGGAGGACTCTCCCAACAGTGCAGGGTCCATGATGGACGCCATAAGATGCTGTAAGCTGGCAAGAGACAGAGGCGTAGGCGGACCTCTTTATTCTATAAGTGCCTACACTATGAAACATCCACCCATCCAGTACCCCGACTGGCAGGCAAGAAAGATGGTGGAGGAGTTCATAAGGGGGGAGAGAGAAAGATGA
- the hisC gene encoding histidinol-phosphate transaminase gives MISIRIKNLSPYKTETTQAKVRLSSNELPLRLPEEAKQKIAQEVAKIPINKYPDPEAEELKDVLSEHFGVKRENLVLGNGSDELIYYLSIAIGEFDSGVFYPIPSFPMYQISARMLGRKRIEVPLNQDMDIDLEASLRAIKDSSPILAFLSYPNNPTGACFSREKIERIREEGLFTVIDEAYFHFSKKSFLKDALSREDTVVLRTLSKIGMAGLRVGILIAKEDVAYEINKMRLPFNITYPSQVIAKLMLTEFYPLIEECVSTVIKERDRLFQVLSQMEGVKPYPSDANFILFRSSVPADRLHVELLRRGVLVRNVSYMAGLEGCLRVSVGLPEENDAFLEALEDSLKNFTP, from the coding sequence GTGATAAGTATTAGGATAAAGAACCTATCTCCTTACAAAACGGAGACAACACAGGCTAAGGTAAGACTTTCTTCTAATGAACTTCCCCTTCGCTTGCCAGAGGAAGCAAAGCAGAAGATAGCTCAGGAGGTTGCCAAGATTCCCATAAATAAATATCCGGACCCAGAGGCAGAAGAACTCAAAGATGTGTTATCTGAACACTTTGGTGTAAAGAGGGAAAATTTGGTTTTAGGCAACGGCTCGGATGAGCTCATCTATTACCTTAGCATAGCAATAGGCGAGTTTGACAGTGGTGTTTTCTATCCTATTCCCAGCTTCCCCATGTACCAAATATCAGCCAGGATGCTTGGCAGGAAGAGGATAGAAGTTCCGCTAAATCAGGACATGGACATAGACTTGGAAGCGTCTTTGAGAGCCATAAAAGACTCTTCCCCCATCCTAGCCTTTTTATCTTACCCCAACAATCCCACAGGCGCATGCTTTAGCAGAGAGAAGATAGAGAGGATAAGAGAGGAAGGTCTCTTTACGGTTATTGACGAGGCTTACTTTCACTTTTCAAAAAAAAGCTTTTTGAAAGATGCATTGAGCAGAGAGGACACGGTGGTTTTGAGAACTCTCTCAAAGATAGGCATGGCAGGTTTGAGAGTAGGCATACTTATAGCTAAAGAAGATGTAGCTTACGAGATAAACAAGATGAGACTGCCCTTTAATATAACTTATCCCTCCCAGGTGATAGCCAAGCTTATGCTTACAGAGTTTTACCCGCTTATAGAGGAGTGTGTAAGCACGGTTATAAAGGAAAGGGATAGGCTTTTCCAAGTCCTTTCCCAAATGGAAGGAGTAAAACCTTACCCTTCCGATGCCAACTTTATACTCTTTAGGTCCTCTGTACCCGCAGACAGGCTCCATGTAGAGCTTTTGAGGAGAGGCGTTCTGGTAAGGAATGTATCTTACATGGCTGGACTGGAGGGATGTTTAAGGGTGAGCGTGGGGCTTCCGGAAGAAAACGACGCTTTTCTTGAAGCGTTGGAAGACTCCTTGAAGAACTTCACCCCTTGA
- a CDS encoding anaerobic glycerol-3-phosphate dehydrogenase subunit C translates to MQEVSLGGVKDFNFDLRDPKFLDEDALWEEAKRVFSKCKDCRMCLPYCPSFPALFDAVDRHDDDINALSKEELATPLDLCFHCKQCYFKCPYTPPHEWKIDFPHLSLRYKIWKFKKQGAKLTDKLLVNTDLMGKMSVPFAPFVNAVKDSKPVRVLLENFMGIDRRAKLPSFNTQTFQSWFNKNRREVKGENGKVALFYTCLLNYNYLDKGKALVRVFEKNDIHIELPPQQCCGIPFFDVGDIDTVVQKAKLNVKALKAYVDRGYDIVVPIPTCALQIKYEYPLLLPDDPDAKVVAQRVYDVHEYLWNLHQQGKFSRDFKVSMGNIAYHIPCHLKSLNVGYKAAALMRLIPNTKVKIVERCSGHDGTFGVKKSTFDMAYRVGSKLFEELNASSADTFVSDCPLASNQIELGTGKKPLHPIEALCKAYGEEL, encoded by the coding sequence ATGCAAGAGGTGTCATTAGGCGGTGTAAAGGATTTTAACTTTGACCTTAGGGACCCAAAGTTTTTGGATGAGGATGCCCTCTGGGAGGAGGCAAAGAGAGTTTTCTCCAAGTGTAAGGACTGCAGGATGTGTTTGCCTTACTGTCCTTCCTTCCCTGCACTCTTTGACGCTGTGGATAGACACGATGACGATATAAATGCCCTCAGTAAAGAAGAGCTTGCCACACCTCTGGACCTTTGCTTTCACTGCAAACAGTGCTATTTTAAGTGTCCTTACACTCCACCCCATGAGTGGAAGATAGACTTTCCTCATCTTTCTCTAAGATACAAAATATGGAAGTTTAAAAAGCAAGGAGCCAAATTAACAGACAAGCTGCTTGTAAATACGGACCTTATGGGTAAGATGTCTGTGCCTTTTGCACCTTTTGTAAATGCTGTGAAAGATTCAAAGCCAGTAAGGGTCCTTTTGGAAAACTTTATGGGGATAGACAGAAGAGCAAAGCTTCCGTCCTTTAATACTCAAACCTTCCAAAGCTGGTTTAATAAAAACAGGAGAGAGGTAAAAGGTGAAAATGGTAAAGTGGCTCTCTTTTACACCTGTCTTTTAAACTACAATTACCTTGATAAAGGTAAAGCACTTGTCAGAGTCTTTGAGAAAAACGACATACACATAGAGCTTCCTCCTCAGCAGTGCTGCGGTATTCCCTTCTTTGATGTGGGAGATATAGACACTGTTGTGCAGAAGGCAAAGCTCAATGTGAAAGCTCTAAAAGCTTACGTAGACAGAGGCTACGACATAGTTGTCCCCATACCTACCTGTGCCCTCCAGATTAAGTATGAGTATCCCCTTCTGCTACCTGATGATCCAGATGCAAAAGTGGTGGCACAGAGAGTTTACGATGTTCACGAATACCTGTGGAATCTTCACCAGCAGGGCAAATTCAGCAGGGACTTTAAAGTATCAATGGGCAACATAGCCTATCACATACCCTGTCATCTGAAGTCTCTCAATGTAGGATACAAGGCTGCAGCTCTTATGAGGCTTATACCCAACACTAAGGTGAAAATAGTAGAAAGGTGCTCTGGACACGATGGGACTTTTGGCGTAAAGAAAAGCACCTTTGACATGGCCTACAGAGTAGGGTCAAAACTCTTTGAGGAGCTAAATGCGAGCTCTGCAGACACTTTTGTCTCGGACTGTCCACTGGCCAGCAATCAGATAGAGCTCGGCACAGGAAAAAAGCCCCTACATCCTATAGAGGCGCTATGCAAGGCTTACGGAGAAGAGTTGTGA
- the gcvH gene encoding glycine cleavage system protein GcvH, whose translation MDEITVGKYTVRTDRYYTKEHEWALIRGNKAWIGITDYAQKELGDIVYVDLPSVGQTYESADTIANVESVKNVAPIYSPLSGTVVEVNQQLIDEPHLINESPYDDGWIAVIELSDPMEVEDLMPAQDYAELLVEIIKDEKGESISLELPEEEITPSVEESLDALPEEELPYEEKER comes from the coding sequence ATGGACGAGATAACTGTAGGAAAGTACACAGTAAGAACGGACAGATACTACACAAAGGAGCATGAGTGGGCTCTTATTAGGGGAAACAAGGCTTGGATAGGTATAACAGACTATGCGCAAAAGGAGTTGGGGGATATAGTTTATGTAGACCTTCCTTCCGTAGGACAAACTTACGAGAGTGCTGACACTATAGCTAATGTGGAATCTGTTAAGAATGTGGCACCCATATACTCGCCTCTGTCGGGTACTGTTGTAGAAGTTAACCAGCAGCTGATAGATGAGCCTCATCTTATTAACGAGTCGCCTTACGATGATGGATGGATAGCGGTGATAGAACTTTCCGACCCTATGGAGGTAGAAGACCTCATGCCAGCTCAAGATTATGCTGAACTGCTTGTTGAAATTATAAAGGATGAAAAGGGAGAGAGCATATCTCTTGAACTTCCAGAAGAGGAAATAACACCATCTGTAGAAGAATCCCTTGATGCTCTGCCAGAGGAGGAGCTTCCTTACGAGGAGAAGGAAAGGTAA
- the gcvPA gene encoding aminomethyl-transferring glycine dehydrogenase subunit GcvPA: protein MYIPHSWDDTEVILKELGISSLEELFSHIHPSLLSSSSIGKPMSEEELRRFFKGIARKNTKLISFAGFGAYDRIIPSAIWQLLSRGEFLTAYTPYQAEASQGTLQAIFEYQTLICELTGMDVANASMYDGASALAQAVLMAKSIKDTGKKVLLSEGINPMYREVVKTYLKGYQDEIILLPLNEEGTTDVNVLESLIKEGDAYAVVVQQPNFLGFIEPVQHVGDITKKYGVPFVVVADPIALSILRPPGDCGADIVVGEGQQMGVPLNFGGPYAGFFATKTQYVRKMPGRLVGLGEDMEGNRAFTLVLQTREQHIRREKATSNICTNQNLIAIANLMYMVFLGREGIRQVAKQSLSKAIYLKNHLLSLGFEEIYTGKHLWEFPLRINNALKLHKELLKEGFLFGVPLEKFGYKDTILLALTEKRTREEMDRLISTIKRITSAP, encoded by the coding sequence ATGTACATACCCCATTCGTGGGATGACACAGAGGTTATTCTTAAGGAGCTGGGTATCTCCTCTCTGGAAGAGCTTTTTTCCCACATACATCCTTCTCTCCTGAGTTCCTCCAGCATCGGAAAGCCCATGTCCGAGGAAGAGCTGAGGAGATTCTTTAAGGGCATTGCAAGGAAGAACACAAAACTTATCTCCTTTGCCGGTTTTGGAGCTTACGATAGGATAATTCCATCCGCTATATGGCAGCTGTTAAGCAGAGGAGAGTTTTTAACAGCCTATACGCCATATCAGGCAGAAGCTTCTCAAGGCACACTACAGGCTATTTTTGAGTATCAGACGCTCATATGCGAGCTTACCGGTATGGATGTAGCCAATGCAAGCATGTACGATGGAGCTTCCGCCTTAGCACAAGCGGTACTTATGGCAAAGTCCATAAAAGACACAGGCAAGAAGGTGTTACTCTCAGAAGGTATAAATCCCATGTACAGAGAGGTAGTCAAAACCTATCTTAAAGGTTATCAGGATGAAATAATCTTACTACCGCTCAATGAGGAAGGCACCACAGACGTTAATGTGCTGGAGAGCCTCATAAAGGAGGGTGATGCTTATGCAGTGGTGGTCCAGCAGCCCAACTTTCTCGGTTTTATTGAACCTGTCCAACATGTGGGAGATATTACGAAAAAGTACGGAGTGCCTTTTGTGGTTGTAGCAGACCCCATAGCCCTTTCTATACTTAGACCTCCGGGTGACTGCGGAGCAGACATAGTGGTGGGTGAAGGACAGCAGATGGGAGTGCCACTAAACTTTGGAGGACCTTACGCTGGCTTCTTTGCCACAAAAACTCAGTACGTTAGAAAAATGCCCGGAAGGCTTGTTGGGCTTGGGGAGGACATGGAAGGAAATAGAGCGTTTACTCTTGTGCTTCAAACGAGAGAACAGCACATAAGAAGAGAGAAAGCCACTTCAAACATATGCACAAACCAAAACCTCATAGCCATTGCCAATCTTATGTATATGGTATTTTTAGGAAGGGAAGGCATAAGGCAGGTGGCAAAGCAAAGCCTCTCAAAAGCCATTTACTTAAAAAATCATCTGCTTTCCTTGGGATTTGAAGAAATTTACACAGGTAAGCACCTTTGGGAGTTTCCCCTCAGAATAAATAATGCGCTAAAGCTACACAAAGAGCTTCTCAAAGAGGGTTTCCTCTTTGGTGTACCCTTAGAAAAATTTGGCTACAAAGACACAATTCTTCTTGCATTAACAGAAAAAAGAACCAGGGAGGAGATGGACAGA
- the recR gene encoding recombination mediator RecR codes for MAFEDVFPKAMKEAIESIIKIPTYGERGASRFIYNLLKLPQEERIIIVNTLQNLAQSIKKCAECGLLTDREVCSICSDEKRSKKFICIVEESQDAYAIERLERYTGVYHVLGGRIAPLEGISPQDLSIDSLIQRIERYKPKEVIVATNPNVEGEATANYLIKLLKRRFPNLKITRMSYGLQFGTLIEFADELSLEKSIENRK; via the coding sequence TTGGCTTTTGAAGATGTCTTCCCAAAAGCTATGAAGGAAGCAATAGAAAGCATTATCAAGATACCCACCTACGGTGAGAGAGGTGCAAGCAGGTTTATTTACAACCTTCTTAAGCTCCCACAGGAGGAAAGGATCATCATAGTGAATACTTTACAAAATTTGGCGCAAAGCATTAAAAAGTGTGCCGAATGCGGACTGCTCACCGATAGAGAAGTATGTTCCATATGCTCTGATGAAAAGCGAAGCAAAAAGTTCATTTGCATCGTTGAAGAATCTCAGGACGCTTACGCCATAGAAAGACTGGAAAGGTATACGGGTGTGTATCATGTCTTGGGTGGCAGGATAGCACCGCTGGAGGGCATATCTCCACAGGACCTTAGCATTGATAGCTTAATACAAAGAATAGAGAGGTACAAACCCAAAGAGGTCATAGTAGCAACAAATCCCAATGTGGAGGGTGAGGCAACAGCCAATTACCTTATAAAGCTCCTCAAGAGAAGATTTCCAAATCTCAAGATAACGAGAATGTCTTACGGACTGCAGTTTGGGACCCTCATAGAGTTTGCGGACGAGCTATCCTTAGAAAAGTCCATAGAAAACAGAAAGTGA